One Candidatus Obscuribacterales bacterium genomic window carries:
- a CDS encoding VWA domain-containing protein, which translates to MSTTNRSRRTRGQSIMSLGVVLIIVAVVVLGLLSVEVNRLVLAKQQLQSAADAAALAGAATLASSDNLDPMDAQDQASSTALNTFQKNQVLGRSLSTATIGGGGGSDYIDINFLDPHNNNAIVAPGDPKGKVVQVTANMAFRPLFAFLGTYSYPLAAISNGGVPNLDVVLCFDVSGSIDDQTPVTFIRRRWSNNKIVYDIPSTRSGSPVQPQAKGPLYDIIGPPATGTRSNGVYPQHLSLTNQSDVRWPLVFSEQSGVTGSAVGLRGTPNVGKPPGNCPPGTAGIGNQYTYTDVVVNIDGKNTFGGLDIDGYNFPDVATLVEASRGNLENNTNYVNSKANTSLPNIQPKAGYQAKYFEMAAKELHPLVDAQEAAADFFTIMNTNTDGHFGLVAFADAAGSSATSTQSLYNVDSNYTTAGTGNFATPQIVLDPTATNTNYDSVIEVLPNTRATTGTNIGDALDEAVTQIKNRSRAGSKKAIVLFTDGQPTVGQPLSSDPWTNARKAAQNANAQGIPVYTIGLAQNSEIIPGEVAILNDTNSSSSNGGIAAIAGNGGKFFLVTKTSDLRKTFENIARQLVQLVK; encoded by the coding sequence ATGAGTACTACAAATAGATCTCGCCGCACCAGAGGACAGTCGATCATGTCCCTGGGCGTGGTGCTCATCATTGTTGCTGTAGTTGTGCTTGGGCTACTCTCCGTCGAGGTAAATAGACTTGTCTTAGCGAAGCAACAACTTCAATCGGCAGCGGATGCAGCAGCTCTTGCCGGAGCGGCAACTCTTGCCAGTTCAGACAATCTCGACCCTATGGATGCGCAGGATCAAGCCTCCAGTACCGCCCTAAACACGTTTCAAAAAAATCAGGTGCTCGGGCGTTCACTTTCAACTGCCACAATTGGAGGAGGTGGCGGCTCCGATTACATCGACATCAATTTCCTTGATCCCCACAACAACAACGCAATTGTTGCTCCTGGCGACCCAAAAGGAAAGGTAGTCCAAGTTACTGCCAATATGGCCTTTCGTCCCCTATTTGCCTTTTTAGGTACTTATAGCTATCCGCTGGCAGCAATTTCCAACGGTGGTGTTCCCAATTTAGATGTGGTTCTCTGCTTTGATGTTTCAGGCTCAATTGACGACCAAACGCCGGTGACATTCATTCGCCGGCGTTGGTCAAACAACAAAATTGTCTACGATATTCCTTCCACCCGATCCGGTTCACCAGTACAACCTCAAGCCAAAGGTCCACTCTATGACATCATCGGTCCGCCGGCAACCGGAACTCGCTCCAATGGTGTTTACCCACAGCACTTATCGCTGACAAACCAATCTGATGTGCGCTGGCCGCTGGTATTTAGTGAACAATCAGGCGTCACAGGTTCAGCAGTTGGACTTAGAGGCACCCCTAATGTCGGCAAACCACCAGGCAATTGCCCACCAGGAACAGCCGGCATTGGCAATCAATACACTTATACGGATGTCGTTGTTAACATTGACGGCAAAAACACATTCGGCGGGTTGGACATTGATGGATACAATTTTCCAGACGTGGCAACTCTTGTGGAGGCATCGCGCGGCAATTTAGAAAACAATACAAATTACGTCAACTCAAAAGCCAACACCTCGCTACCTAACATCCAGCCTAAAGCAGGCTATCAAGCAAAATATTTCGAAATGGCGGCTAAGGAACTTCACCCGCTAGTTGATGCTCAAGAAGCAGCTGCGGATTTCTTCACCATCATGAACACGAATACTGATGGTCACTTTGGTCTCGTAGCATTTGCAGATGCGGCCGGCAGCAGCGCAACAAGTACGCAAAGTCTCTACAATGTAGATTCAAACTACACCACGGCAGGTACAGGCAATTTTGCTACTCCGCAAATTGTTCTTGATCCCACAGCAACCAATACTAATTATGATTCTGTTATTGAAGTTCTTCCCAATACTAGAGCCACCACAGGCACTAATATTGGCGATGCGCTTGATGAAGCAGTAACACAAATTAAAAATCGCAGCAGAGCCGGATCTAAAAAGGCAATTGTGCTCTTTACTGATGGACAACCAACAGTCGGACAGCCACTCTCTTCCGACCCTTGGACCAATGCTCGTAAGGCTGCACAAAACGCCAATGCTCAAGGCATCCCTGTATACACAATTGGACTTGCCCAAAACTCAGAGATTATTCCCGGTGAAGTAGCCATTCTTAACGATACCAATTCCAGCTCATCCAACGGCGGGATAGCCGCAATTGCCGGTAATGGTGGCAAATTCTTCTTGGTCACCAAGACCTCTGATCTGCGCAAAACATTTGAGAATATTGCTCGCCAACTAGTGCAATTGGTCAAGTAG
- a CDS encoding tetratricopeptide repeat protein produces MKAMKNSLAAACAALALAIQFTQVSVASNIKNSGILVSQGYSQLTHGAPTSACKTFIQVLQVEPNNMTARRYLAHALTQCGQYQQAIVQFQQLAKCVSLEAVDLSQLATAYLQLGNHQLALNCYSQALKLSPSFGPALVGLIKTHLALSDKIQARAICQTAITQASDRVSKEQIRQLLEQTNEKDKEAQVQGETEPG; encoded by the coding sequence TTGAAAGCCATGAAAAACTCTCTCGCAGCTGCATGCGCAGCCCTCGCGCTTGCAATACAATTTACACAAGTTTCCGTCGCCTCGAACATCAAAAATTCTGGCATATTGGTGTCCCAAGGCTATTCCCAACTTACGCACGGAGCGCCAACTAGCGCCTGCAAAACCTTTATACAGGTTTTACAGGTAGAACCAAATAACATGACGGCCAGGCGCTATCTGGCGCATGCCTTGACCCAGTGTGGACAGTATCAACAGGCTATTGTCCAATTTCAACAACTAGCAAAATGTGTGTCCCTCGAAGCAGTGGATTTATCACAATTAGCCACTGCTTACCTACAACTCGGAAATCATCAGTTAGCTTTGAACTGCTACAGCCAAGCCCTCAAGCTCAGCCCCTCGTTTGGTCCAGCCTTGGTCGGTTTGATAAAGACCCACCTAGCTCTATCCGACAAAATACAAGCACGCGCAATTTGTCAAACCGCTATCACACAAGCAAGTGATAGAGTCTCAAAAGAACAAATCCGCCAACTGCTAGAGCAAACAAATGAAAAGGACAAGGAAGCGCAAGTTCAAGGTGAAACTGAGCCCGGATAG
- a CDS encoding enoyl-CoA hydratase/isomerase family protein has product MSDENILLVERKDGVATITLNRPDKLNSFNDELTFKLQDALKEVERDDAIRSIIITGAGRGFCAGQDLQNRNFGEGQGKRASLGDSIRRRYNPIVLKLRRMEKPIIAAVNGVAAGAGMSLALACDFRVVADNASFIQSFTKVGLIPDSGSTFVLPRMIGTTKALELMYSAEKLDAQTAFNLGLINKLVSPDTVIAEALEFALKLAKGPSKAFGLTKRAINKAIFPDLEELLEYEAQLQEVAGRSDDFEEGVKAFIEKRPPVYSGK; this is encoded by the coding sequence ATGTCCGACGAAAACATTTTGCTCGTAGAAAGAAAAGACGGTGTAGCAACTATCACCTTGAATCGTCCAGATAAACTCAATTCCTTCAACGACGAATTGACATTCAAATTGCAAGATGCGTTGAAGGAAGTGGAAAGAGATGATGCTATTCGCAGCATCATTATTACGGGAGCCGGCCGTGGTTTTTGCGCCGGACAAGACTTGCAAAATCGCAACTTCGGAGAAGGACAAGGTAAGCGCGCATCCTTGGGTGACTCTATACGCCGCCGCTACAACCCGATCGTCTTGAAGTTACGCCGCATGGAAAAACCGATCATCGCCGCAGTGAATGGAGTAGCAGCAGGCGCAGGGATGAGTTTGGCTTTAGCTTGCGATTTCCGCGTCGTTGCCGATAACGCTTCCTTCATCCAATCTTTCACCAAGGTTGGCCTTATACCGGATTCAGGATCGACGTTCGTTCTGCCGCGAATGATCGGCACCACAAAAGCACTTGAGCTTATGTATTCAGCTGAAAAACTAGATGCTCAGACAGCTTTCAACCTGGGCCTCATAAATAAACTTGTAAGTCCCGATACAGTTATTGCTGAAGCCCTGGAGTTTGCGCTCAAATTGGCTAAAGGTCCCAGCAAGGCCTTCGGGCTGACCAAGCGGGCCATCAACAAAGCAATTTTCCCTGACCTGGAAGAGCTTTTGGAGTATGAGGCACAATTACAAGAAGTTGCCGGACGTAGCGACGATTTTGAGGAAGGCGTGAAAGCCTTTATTGAGAAACGCCCGCCTGTTTATTCAGGCAAATAA
- a CDS encoding enoyl-CoA hydratase/isomerase family protein — protein MTYKTILTEVEGNIAIIRLNRPKALNALSHELMGELVEALTQFDRDDNVRCIILTGSDRAFAAGADIKEMADETTVSIMLKDQFATWDRVRFTKKPIIAAVAGYALGGGCELAMTCDIIIAAESAQFGQPEINIGVIPGAGGTQRLTRAVGKYKAMEMILTGRPITASEALQIGLVNKVVTSELLLDEAKALAQEIAKKSPIAVRLAKEAILKVFDTSITEGLEFERKNFYMLFSSEDQKEGMQAFIEKRAAAFTGR, from the coding sequence ATGACCTACAAAACAATTTTGACGGAAGTCGAAGGCAATATCGCCATCATTCGCCTGAATCGTCCAAAAGCATTGAATGCGCTTTCCCACGAACTAATGGGTGAGCTTGTCGAAGCCCTGACTCAATTTGATCGAGATGACAATGTCCGCTGCATCATTTTGACAGGCAGCGACAGAGCATTTGCCGCCGGCGCCGACATCAAAGAGATGGCCGATGAAACTACAGTGAGCATCATGCTCAAGGATCAATTCGCCACCTGGGACCGCGTGCGTTTCACCAAGAAACCAATTATTGCTGCCGTTGCCGGTTATGCCTTGGGCGGCGGCTGCGAGTTGGCGATGACTTGCGACATCATCATTGCTGCTGAGTCGGCTCAATTTGGACAGCCGGAAATAAACATCGGTGTCATACCAGGAGCCGGCGGTACACAGCGCCTCACAAGAGCAGTAGGCAAATACAAAGCCATGGAAATGATCCTTACAGGTAGACCAATTACAGCAAGCGAAGCTCTGCAAATTGGTCTTGTTAATAAGGTAGTGACCAGCGAACTGTTACTTGACGAAGCAAAAGCCCTTGCACAAGAAATTGCGAAGAAATCCCCGATTGCAGTACGCTTAGCCAAAGAAGCCATCCTCAAGGTATTCGATACATCAATTACCGAAGGTCTGGAATTCGAACGCAAGAACTTCTACATGCTCTTCTCTTCAGAAGATCAAAAAGAAGGGATGCAAGCATTCATTGAAAAACGTGCAGCCGCTTTTACCGGCCGCTAA